The sequence CTCCACCGGCGCCGGCCGGGCCGGCGCCGCGTTGGGCTGCGGCAGGTCGGCGAAGGTCTGCGGGACGGGCAGCGTGCTCCACCGCTGTGACGGCCACACGATCATGAAGGCCCGGCCGATCACGTTCTCGATCGGCACCGGACCCTGGCACCGGGCGTCCTGCGAGACCAGCCGGTGGTCGCCCATCACGAAAATCTGCCCCGGCGGCACGACCACCTCGGTGAACTGTCGGGAGCGGCACTCCTTCGCGTTCGGCGGCAGCTCGACCGGCGAATCCTCGGACACGTACGACCGTTCGTCCAGCGGCACCCCGTTGACCACCACCCGGCCGTCGTCGCAGCACCAGATCCGATCGCCGGGCACGCCGATGACGCGCTTGATGAAGTCCTTCTCGCCGGGGCGGCTGACCCCCACCAGGTCACCGAGGGTCCGCCCGACCCGGCCGACGAAGTTGGTCGGCGGCACCGGGGCCTCCTGGGCCACCCACTTGTCGGTGCCCCGGAAGACCACGACCTCGCCGCGGACCGGGTCGCGGACGTCGTAGACGACCTTGTTGACCAGCACCCGGTCGCCGATGAGGAGGGTGTCCTCCATCGACCCGGAGGGAATGAAGAACGCCTGGAGCAGGAAGGTGCGGATCAGCACGGCCAGGGAGAACGCGACGATCAGCAGCAGGGGCAGCTCCTGCCAGAGGGGCATCTGCCGGCGGGCACGCCGGGCCCGCCGGCGCCACGGGTCGACGGTGCCGTCCTCGTCAAGCATCTGCACCATGCCACTCTCCGGTCAGCGGAAACGACACTACCGCCCGGGAGTCTCGCCGGGAGACCCCACGGGCGGTAGTGGACCGCGATTCAGCTCGCCGGCTGCTTCTCGCGCAGCTCCTTGATCTTGGCCTTCTTGCCGCGCAGCTCGCGCAGGTAGTAGAGCTTGGCGCGCCGCACGTCACCGCGGGTCACGACCTCGATCCGGTCGATGGCCGGGCTGTTCACCGGGTAGGTCCGCTCGACACCCACGCCGAAGCTGACCTTGCGGACCGAGAAGGTCTCGCGCAGGCCGGCACCCTGGCGGCGGATGACGACGCCCTGGAAGATCTGGACCCGGGACCGGTTGCCCTCGACGACCCGCGCGTGCACCTTGACGGTGTCACCGGCACGGAAGTCGGGGATGTCAACGCGCTTCGACTGGGCGTCAAGGGCGTCCAGGATGTTCATCGCTGCGTCCTCGTGAGGCTCACGGCGCACCGTCAGTCGATGCGCGAATGGGTGATTCTGACCCCCGGGTGGTGGCCGGCCAAGCCGACCCCGGTCGGGATCCGCGCAGCCGACCCCGGTCGAGGGTCCTCGCAGCCGCCCACGGCGTGGACGGATGCGGCAACCCCTCTACTTTGCCACATCCGCCGGCGGCGGCTGAAATCCGCCCCGGTCCAACGCGGCCCGGTCCCGCTTGTCCAGGCTCTCCGGCGGCAGCGCGGCGAGCATGTCGGGCCGGCGGGCGGCCGTACGCAGCAGCGCCTCGTCGCGCCGCCAGCGGGCGATCCTCCCGTGGTCGCCGGAGCGGAGCACCTCCGGCACCTCGTGCCCGCGCCAGGTCGCCGGCTTGGTGTACATCGGCGCTTCCAGCAGCCCGTGGGCGTGCGACTCCTCGTCCAGCGAGCCGGCGTTGCCGAGCACCCCGGGCAGCAGCCGGGTGACCGCCTCCAGGATCACCAGCACGGCCACCTCACCGCCGAAGAGCACGTAGTCACCGAGGGAGACCTCGGTCACCGGCATCCGGGTCGCCGCGTGGTCGAGCACCCGCTGGTCGATGCCCTCGTACCGG comes from Micromonospora viridifaciens and encodes:
- the trmD gene encoding tRNA (guanosine(37)-N1)-methyltransferase TrmD; protein product: MRVDIVSIFPEYFAPLELSLIGKARANGTLRLAVHDLRTWTHDVHRTVDDTPYGGGPGMVMRPEPWGEALDALAPAEAPPPRLLVPSPAGVRFTQAMAYELAAESHLLFACGRYEGIDQRVLDHAATRMPVTEVSLGDYVLFGGEVAVLVILEAVTRLLPGVLGNAGSLDEESHAHGLLEAPMYTKPATWRGHEVPEVLRSGDHGRIARWRRDEALLRTAARRPDMLAALPPESLDKRDRAALDRGGFQPPPADVAK
- the rplS gene encoding 50S ribosomal protein L19, with product MNILDALDAQSKRVDIPDFRAGDTVKVHARVVEGNRSRVQIFQGVVIRRQGAGLRETFSVRKVSFGVGVERTYPVNSPAIDRIEVVTRGDVRRAKLYYLRELRGKKAKIKELREKQPAS
- the lepB gene encoding signal peptidase I; the protein is MVQMLDEDGTVDPWRRRARRARRQMPLWQELPLLLIVAFSLAVLIRTFLLQAFFIPSGSMEDTLLIGDRVLVNKVVYDVRDPVRGEVVVFRGTDKWVAQEAPVPPTNFVGRVGRTLGDLVGVSRPGEKDFIKRVIGVPGDRIWCCDDGRVVVNGVPLDERSYVSEDSPVELPPNAKECRSRQFTEVVVPPGQIFVMGDHRLVSQDARCQGPVPIENVIGRAFMIVWPSQRWSTLPVPQTFADLPQPNAAPARPAPVEPDPVGGVVLVVPATAALSVLARKGRLGRARQRRLHP